One genomic region from Sphingobacterium multivorum encodes:
- a CDS encoding thioredoxin domain-containing protein produces the protein MANQLQFENSPYLKQHAHNPVDWMPWGPEALKKAKDENKLIIVSIGYSACHWCHVMERESFENSAIAQTMNTFFVSIKIDREERPDIDQVYMLAVQLMTNAGGWPLNCICLPDGRPIYGGTYFKPHDWQNILLQIAQMWAEKPEVAFDYAEKLNNGIRRAEQLPIHPIPDQYTIDDLNEIVAPWTEMFDKNEGGYQKTPKFPLPNNWLFLLKYAVLADNQELLDHVHLTLKKIGSGGIYDQIGGGFARYSVDHYWHIPHFEKMLYDNGQLLSLYAEAYQQNRDPFYKRIIEETIDWAEREMLAPNHGFYSALDADSEGIEGKYYSFTKAEFNEVLGDDAALLGQYFNITEAGNWTEEKTNIPICAINADQLAVKVNMSADEWADFLKISKKKLYNYREQRIRPGLDHKQLTTWNALFLKGLLDAYHSLGNSHFLELALNNAHFICTHLIQDNLQLLHQPKDNNRAIAGFLDDYAFTIEAFIALYEATFDLNWLTKARQLADSAIALFYDGSQKTFYYTSSEAEELIARKSEIMDNVIPSSSSTMVRQLKRLGLLFDDENYIAITDQLLANVFPQIKTYGSAYSNWAILLLEEIYGINEIALTGDKAMAFKNELGKYYIPNKIVLGGTEENLPLLEHRVGKETKAYLCKNRTCSLPQDSIEALINYI, from the coding sequence ATGGCGAATCAATTGCAATTTGAAAATTCACCGTACCTTAAACAGCACGCACACAATCCAGTAGATTGGATGCCCTGGGGACCGGAAGCTTTAAAAAAAGCAAAAGACGAAAATAAACTCATCATTGTAAGCATTGGCTACTCGGCTTGCCACTGGTGTCATGTGATGGAGCGTGAAAGTTTTGAAAACTCAGCCATCGCCCAAACCATGAATACGTTTTTCGTATCGATCAAAATCGATCGTGAAGAACGCCCCGATATCGATCAAGTTTATATGCTTGCTGTGCAGCTGATGACCAATGCTGGCGGCTGGCCATTGAATTGTATCTGCCTACCCGATGGAAGACCAATTTATGGTGGCACCTATTTCAAACCGCACGACTGGCAGAATATTTTATTGCAAATTGCACAAATGTGGGCGGAGAAACCCGAAGTCGCGTTTGACTATGCTGAAAAACTAAACAACGGCATCCGACGCGCCGAGCAACTGCCCATTCACCCCATCCCCGATCAATACACGATCGACGACTTAAATGAAATTGTTGCCCCTTGGACCGAGATGTTCGATAAAAATGAAGGCGGTTATCAAAAAACACCCAAATTTCCGTTACCAAACAATTGGTTATTCTTGCTAAAATATGCGGTGCTTGCCGACAATCAGGAACTCCTGGATCATGTTCATTTGACGTTGAAAAAGATCGGATCAGGAGGTATCTACGACCAGATCGGTGGTGGCTTTGCGCGTTATTCGGTTGACCATTATTGGCATATTCCCCACTTCGAAAAAATGCTTTACGACAACGGGCAATTACTATCCCTTTATGCCGAAGCTTATCAACAAAATCGAGATCCATTCTATAAGCGGATTATCGAGGAAACGATTGACTGGGCCGAGCGCGAAATGCTTGCGCCGAACCATGGTTTCTATAGCGCTTTAGATGCAGATAGCGAAGGGATTGAAGGAAAATATTATTCATTCACTAAGGCTGAATTTAACGAGGTATTGGGCGATGATGCTGCCCTCCTTGGCCAATATTTTAACATCACCGAAGCAGGGAACTGGACGGAAGAGAAAACTAACATCCCAATTTGCGCCATTAATGCAGACCAGTTAGCCGTAAAGGTCAATATGTCAGCTGACGAATGGGCAGATTTTCTAAAAATTTCAAAGAAAAAATTATACAACTATCGTGAACAACGGATCCGTCCGGGACTCGACCATAAGCAGCTGACCACCTGGAATGCTTTATTTCTAAAAGGACTCCTAGATGCCTATCACAGTCTTGGGAACAGCCATTTTCTTGAACTCGCTTTAAACAATGCCCACTTTATCTGTACGCATCTTATTCAAGACAATCTTCAGTTATTGCACCAACCAAAAGATAACAACAGAGCGATCGCAGGTTTCCTAGACGACTATGCATTCACTATTGAAGCCTTTATAGCCTTATATGAGGCCACATTTGACCTCAATTGGCTCACAAAAGCAAGACAGCTCGCTGATAGTGCCATTGCATTGTTTTACGATGGATCACAAAAAACATTCTACTACACATCGTCGGAGGCAGAGGAACTTATTGCACGGAAAAGCGAAATTATGGATAACGTAATCCCTTCCTCTTCGTCGACAATGGTTCGCCAATTGAAACGATTAGGTTTACTTTTTGACGATGAAAATTACATCGCCATTACAGACCAATTGCTGGCGAATGTATTCCCGCAAATCAAGACTTATGGTTCGGCCTATTCAAATTGGGCAATATTATTGCTAGAAGAAATATATGGAATCAATGAAATTGCATTGACGGGGGATAAAGCGATGGCTTTCAAAAATGAACTCGGCAAATATTATATTCCTAACAAAATTGTTCTTGGCGGTACGGAAGAAAATCTTCCATTGCTAGAACATAGAGTCGGAAAGGAGACAAAAGCATATCTTTGTAAAAACAGGACCTGCAGTCTACCACAGGACTCCATAGAAGCGTTAATAAATTATATTTAA